In Acetobacteroides hydrogenigenes, a genomic segment contains:
- a CDS encoding TonB-dependent receptor plug domain-containing protein, producing MLLNVLLFSALSIPGNLPEERPIADTIHLKEVVVSSKLKRYTSGLSLKIVSPTELRQNSSMLLSELLTSQAAVTVNSYSPGGTSNVSMRGLNSSHTAVLWNGINLQSTMNAGVNFGSIPTFFVDQVVVQQGGNGALFGSGAIGGVIHLDNTLNLGEGHSGEVMQSVGSYGLSYTGAKHTYSGSKMALSTRLFYTEAENDYKVNSSDNRDRQINARYSKGGIMETGTFALTGNDKLVVSVWGQDGYNQYPPMVSNTMSSEYDYNRFLRAAAQWQATRHRVRFNVKSALFNDWQKYRNPGIERSNHHTTQGQLEGEAIVTLSAGSTLEGGINASYERASSTNYPDAKERYRPAGVLGYRFRTSNGGFEAFASIRQELINGDASPMTWSVGLQKRLLPGLQLRGNVSRNYRVPSFNDLYWTGWGNPDLKPEDGYGEELGLDYLYMKKGFLLSVKTAAFNNNVDNWILWMPSGSIWTPQNVKSVWSRGAEANITAKQQLNRTTLGVDLSGLFTRSTDQTSGSAVKGQQLPYKPKYKGSAAIYLQTKWYSIRYAHSYTGRRYYISNTDWLNPYSIGSVVVEAQMHFSWGGMRPFARIDNIWNRDYQMVKGYALPLRTFQAGVSVSFGKQR from the coding sequence ATGTTACTTAACGTTCTTCTTTTTAGCGCGCTTTCCATTCCAGGGAATCTTCCTGAGGAAAGGCCCATTGCGGATACCATACACCTTAAAGAGGTAGTGGTAAGCAGCAAACTTAAGCGCTACACGTCGGGGCTATCGCTAAAAATAGTTTCGCCAACCGAACTTCGGCAGAACAGCAGCATGCTACTCTCCGAACTGCTTACCAGCCAAGCTGCGGTTACGGTAAACAGCTACAGTCCGGGAGGGACCTCGAACGTGTCGATGCGCGGATTAAACTCTTCGCATACGGCCGTGCTCTGGAACGGCATCAACCTGCAGAGCACCATGAACGCCGGGGTTAACTTCGGAAGCATCCCTACCTTCTTTGTAGATCAAGTGGTGGTACAGCAGGGCGGAAACGGCGCGCTGTTTGGCAGCGGTGCCATTGGCGGAGTTATTCACCTGGACAACACCCTGAATCTTGGCGAAGGGCATAGCGGCGAGGTGATGCAGTCGGTAGGTAGCTACGGCCTTTCGTACACCGGAGCCAAGCACACCTACAGCGGCTCTAAAATGGCGCTATCCACCCGACTATTCTACACCGAAGCCGAGAACGACTACAAAGTTAACAGCAGCGACAACCGCGATAGGCAGATAAACGCCCGCTACTCCAAGGGCGGAATCATGGAAACCGGAACATTTGCGCTTACTGGCAACGACAAGCTGGTGGTATCGGTTTGGGGACAGGACGGATACAACCAGTACCCCCCGATGGTGAGCAACACCATGAGCAGCGAATACGACTACAACCGTTTTCTTAGAGCAGCAGCGCAATGGCAAGCTACGCGCCATCGGGTTCGCTTCAACGTAAAGTCGGCACTCTTTAACGACTGGCAGAAATACCGCAATCCGGGCATAGAACGATCGAATCACCATACCACACAGGGACAGCTGGAGGGCGAAGCCATTGTGACCCTTAGCGCGGGCAGCACGCTGGAGGGCGGTATAAACGCATCGTACGAGAGAGCCTCCTCTACCAACTATCCTGACGCCAAAGAGCGATACCGACCTGCCGGTGTGCTTGGATATCGCTTCCGCACCAGCAATGGTGGGTTCGAGGCATTTGCAAGCATTCGGCAGGAGCTTATAAATGGCGATGCATCGCCTATGACTTGGTCGGTAGGTTTACAAAAAAGGCTACTACCTGGGCTACAGCTAAGGGGGAACGTATCGCGAAACTACCGAGTGCCTTCGTTTAACGATCTGTACTGGACGGGATGGGGAAATCCGGATCTGAAACCGGAAGACGGCTACGGCGAAGAGCTGGGGCTGGACTACCTGTACATGAAGAAAGGGTTCTTGCTTTCGGTAAAGACGGCTGCATTCAACAACAACGTCGACAACTGGATTCTGTGGATGCCAAGCGGGTCGATCTGGACTCCTCAAAACGTGAAGTCGGTATGGTCGAGAGGTGCCGAGGCCAACATTACGGCCAAGCAGCAGCTGAATCGTACCACGCTGGGGGTGGATCTCTCGGGGCTGTTTACGCGATCGACCGATCAGACCTCGGGATCGGCTGTAAAAGGACAGCAGCTTCCGTACAAGCCGAAATACAAAGGAAGCGCCGCTATTTACCTTCAAACAAAGTGGTATAGCATCCGGTACGCACATTCGTATACGGGTAGGCGCTACTACATCAGCAACACCGACTGGCTGAATCCGTACAGCATAGGCTCGGTTGTGGTTGAAGCACAGATGCACTTTAGCTGGGGCGGTATGCGACCATTCGCACGGATAGATAACATCTGGAACAGGGACTACCAAATGGTAAAAGGCTACGCGCTACCGCTAAGAACCTTCCAAGCCGGAGTATCCGTAAGCTTTGGAAAGCAGAGGTAG
- a CDS encoding S4 domain-containing protein — MQQRKKDAVRLNKLISDAGFCSRREADEYIAQERVTVNGHTAEVGDKAFKTDFIRIDGEPLRFVEKVVAEKKQPEFRSKRIGRNLGTEEKKSKPVPAEKEYERAPKGGKQSGKTGLVKKADSKERASTKPEKKVGAAKKWFSSRKK; from the coding sequence ATGCAACAACGTAAAAAGGATGCCGTTCGCCTTAATAAGCTAATTAGCGACGCTGGGTTTTGTTCGCGTCGAGAGGCCGACGAGTATATTGCGCAAGAACGCGTTACCGTTAATGGACATACCGCAGAAGTGGGCGATAAAGCTTTTAAAACAGACTTTATTCGAATTGACGGAGAGCCGCTTCGATTTGTTGAAAAGGTTGTGGCAGAAAAGAAACAGCCCGAATTTCGCTCTAAACGTATAGGTCGAAACCTAGGGACAGAGGAAAAAAAGTCCAAACCAGTTCCGGCAGAAAAGGAATATGAGCGAGCGCCTAAGGGAGGTAAGCAGTCGGGTAAAACAGGTCTCGTTAAAAAGGCTGATTCAAAAGAAAGAGCATCAACAAAGCCCGAAAAGAAGGTAGGTGCTGCAAAAAAATGGTTCTCTAGCCGCAAAAAGTAG
- a CDS encoding adenosylcobinamide-GDP ribazoletransferase codes for MFRRIAATISLFTRIPIARWMSISHVEYGRTAPFYAIVGWIVGGLVALVFYLVDFLFTQPVTVAIALTFSVFLTGGLQEGGLAYFFDNLGGRHGQRFYVKNRTDKQIGIQGILGVALALILQFAILQELSPALVPWIILSGESLSRLATITLIDTNRYLRPKEGYDAAPAFSKLGIDGWLIVLATGTLPFLLTLKLKIWFAIIPLVAVRIIMEIFFKRFRGGVNFEECLATQQFCLIAFYLGVSAIPNV; via the coding sequence ATGTTTCGAAGAATTGCTGCAACGATATCTCTGTTCACCCGAATTCCTATTGCACGATGGATGTCAATCTCCCATGTGGAATACGGGAGAACCGCTCCATTTTATGCTATTGTAGGATGGATTGTTGGTGGGCTTGTTGCGCTGGTATTCTACTTGGTCGATTTCCTATTTACCCAACCCGTTACGGTTGCCATTGCGTTAACCTTTTCTGTTTTTTTGACAGGAGGTTTGCAGGAAGGAGGCTTAGCCTATTTCTTCGATAACCTAGGAGGTAGGCATGGGCAACGCTTCTACGTTAAAAATAGGACCGATAAGCAAATTGGCATACAAGGTATTCTTGGTGTTGCGCTAGCGCTGATACTTCAGTTTGCAATACTGCAAGAGCTAAGCCCCGCTTTGGTTCCTTGGATTATCCTTTCGGGCGAAAGCTTATCGCGCTTGGCAACCATTACATTAATAGATACCAATAGGTACCTACGGCCAAAGGAAGGATACGATGCCGCCCCGGCTTTTAGTAAGTTGGGTATAGATGGCTGGCTTATTGTTCTGGCTACAGGAACTCTTCCATTTTTGCTAACGCTTAAGTTGAAAATTTGGTTTGCGATTATACCTCTGGTTGCCGTTCGTATTATTATGGAGATTTTCTTTAAACGATTTAGGGGCGGAGTTAACTTTGAGGAGTGTTTGGCAACTCAGCAGTTTTGCCTGATCGCATTTTACTTAGGTGTTTCAGCAATTCCTAATGTATAG
- a CDS encoding DUF4199 domain-containing protein, producing MEEEVKVSTSEMLKSASMNGVYVSLVPIVIAVLIFVMNPSFIMMGVLGILSFILTYILVVVLSIKYRKEKLDNRMKYADALVYTLVVGLVASIISSVFSAFYQYVIDPSYIDNMAVRMQNFMEAQNVPQAQVDEAIDEIMKAKEVGAFLVSQLKSILIFNLLIILFAPLFVKKSAPVF from the coding sequence ATGGAAGAAGAAGTAAAGGTATCGACATCAGAGATGCTTAAATCGGCATCAATGAATGGTGTTTACGTGTCATTAGTTCCAATTGTCATTGCTGTCCTGATCTTTGTAATGAATCCTTCATTTATAATGATGGGGGTATTGGGTATTCTTTCTTTTATTTTGACTTACATTTTGGTAGTGGTTCTTTCGATCAAGTATCGTAAAGAAAAGCTCGATAACAGGATGAAGTATGCCGATGCGCTGGTGTACACCCTGGTAGTGGGGTTAGTGGCAAGCATAATCTCCTCCGTTTTCAGCGCCTTTTACCAGTATGTTATAGATCCATCGTACATTGATAACATGGCGGTAAGAATGCAAAACTTTATGGAAGCTCAGAATGTTCCTCAAGCGCAGGTTGACGAGGCCATTGATGAAATAATGAAGGCTAAGGAAGTCGGAGCCTTCTTGGTTTCACAGCTTAAGTCTATTTTGATTTTTAACTTGCTAATTATCCTATTTGCACCTTTATTTGTAAAGAAAAGTGCACCTGTTTTTTAG
- a CDS encoding glycosyltransferase family 2 protein — MSKLDISVVVPLYNEEESLPELAEWIDRVMKANGFSFEVIMVDDGSTDDSWSVVEELASKYSFVRGISFLRNYGKSAALYSGFDAAQGDVVITMDADLQDSPNEIPELYRMIVEEKYDLVSGWKQKRYDPIGKRLPSKFFNATARLVSGIKLNDFNCGLKAYRRRVIKSIEVYGEMHRYIPVLAKQAGFKRIGEKVVEHQARKYGVTKFGWERFIHGFLDLLSVVFVSKFGKKPMHFFGTLGIITFLVGGILSGFMIGEKIYHLANHMKVREVTDQPLFYISLTLVIIGVQLFLTGFLGELVSRSSSERNSYQIDKRL; from the coding sequence ATGAGTAAGTTAGATATTTCGGTAGTAGTTCCGTTGTACAACGAGGAGGAGTCGCTCCCCGAATTGGCAGAGTGGATTGATAGGGTTATGAAAGCCAACGGCTTCTCTTTCGAGGTAATTATGGTCGACGATGGAAGTACCGATGACTCTTGGAGTGTTGTTGAAGAGTTGGCCTCAAAGTATTCCTTTGTTAGAGGAATTAGTTTTCTTCGCAACTATGGGAAATCGGCTGCGCTATATTCAGGATTCGATGCGGCTCAAGGCGATGTGGTGATTACCATGGATGCCGATTTGCAGGATAGCCCTAACGAGATCCCTGAGCTTTACCGAATGATAGTTGAAGAAAAGTACGACCTTGTGTCGGGTTGGAAGCAAAAGCGCTACGATCCCATCGGGAAGAGGCTTCCTAGCAAGTTCTTTAACGCCACAGCTCGTTTGGTTAGCGGCATTAAGCTCAACGATTTTAACTGTGGGCTTAAGGCGTATCGACGTAGAGTTATTAAGAGCATTGAAGTCTATGGAGAGATGCACCGCTATATTCCCGTTCTTGCAAAGCAGGCTGGCTTTAAGCGAATTGGAGAGAAAGTGGTAGAGCATCAGGCTCGAAAGTATGGCGTCACAAAGTTTGGTTGGGAGCGTTTTATTCATGGGTTCTTGGATCTGCTCTCAGTTGTGTTTGTGTCTAAATTCGGTAAAAAGCCAATGCACTTTTTTGGAACACTTGGCATAATAACCTTTTTAGTGGGAGGTATCTTATCCGGATTTATGATTGGCGAAAAGATATACCATCTAGCCAACCATATGAAGGTAAGAGAAGTTACGGACCAGCCTCTATTCTACATTTCGCTAACATTGGTTATTATAGGAGTGCAGCTCTTTCTTACAGGTTTTCTTGGAGAATTGGTTTCAAGAAGTTCTAGTGAGCGTAATAGCTACCAAATAGACAAAAGATTGTAA
- the gap gene encoding type I glyceraldehyde-3-phosphate dehydrogenase produces MAKIKVGINGFGRIGRLAFRAAQKRNDMEVVAINDLIDVEYMAYMLKYDSVHGRFDGTVEVKDGQLIVNGNAIRVTACKNPADINWGAVGAEYVIESTGLFLTKDACQAHIEGGAKRVVMSAPSKDDTPMFVMGVNHTTYKGEQFVSNASCTTNCLAPLAKVINDKFGIIEGLMTTVHATTNTQKTVDAPSAKDWRGGRAANGNIIPSSTGAAKAATKVIPELKGKLTGMSFRVPTLDVSVVDLTCRIEKAATYDEIKAAVKAASENELKGILGYTEDAVVSTDFISDPRTSIFDAEAGIMLNPNFVKLVSWYDNEWGYSNKVLDLIAHMSTVK; encoded by the coding sequence ATGGCTAAAATCAAAGTTGGTATCAACGGATTCGGAAGAATCGGACGCTTAGCATTCCGTGCTGCACAAAAGCGTAATGATATGGAAGTTGTTGCAATCAACGACCTTATCGATGTTGAATACATGGCCTACATGCTAAAGTACGACTCTGTTCACGGTCGTTTTGATGGCACTGTAGAAGTAAAAGATGGACAGCTTATCGTTAATGGTAACGCTATCCGTGTAACAGCTTGCAAGAACCCAGCCGATATTAACTGGGGTGCTGTAGGTGCAGAGTATGTTATTGAGTCTACAGGTTTGTTCCTTACCAAGGACGCTTGCCAAGCTCACATCGAAGGTGGTGCAAAGCGTGTTGTAATGTCTGCTCCATCAAAGGACGATACCCCAATGTTCGTTATGGGTGTTAACCACACAACCTACAAGGGTGAGCAATTCGTATCAAACGCATCTTGTACTACTAACTGCTTAGCTCCTCTTGCTAAGGTTATCAACGATAAGTTTGGTATTATTGAGGGTCTTATGACTACAGTTCACGCTACTACCAACACTCAAAAGACTGTAGATGCTCCATCTGCTAAGGATTGGAGAGGTGGTCGTGCTGCTAATGGCAATATTATCCCATCATCAACTGGTGCTGCAAAGGCTGCTACTAAAGTTATCCCTGAACTTAAGGGTAAGCTTACTGGTATGTCTTTCCGCGTTCCAACTCTTGACGTATCTGTTGTTGACCTAACTTGCCGTATCGAGAAGGCTGCAACCTACGACGAAATCAAGGCTGCTGTTAAGGCTGCTTCTGAGAACGAGTTGAAGGGTATTCTAGGATACACTGAAGATGCTGTTGTATCTACCGACTTTATTTCTGATCCACGCACCTCTATCTTCGATGCTGAGGCTGGTATCATGCTTAACCCTAACTTTGTTAAGCTAGTATCTTGGTACGATAACGAGTGGGGTTATTCAAACAAGGTTCTTGACCTTATCGCCCACATGAGCACTGTAAAATAG
- a CDS encoding ABC transporter permease: MRAGAFVHENLRISWLSIRSNPLRTILTIVIIAIGLMALVGITTAIDSIKSSITSTFSMMGANSFTITSRDFNIRVGGDSRGRVRNNPNVSYNEAIQFKERYEMPSNISIYMRIGGARIIRGNGNETNPNNTIVSADENFITNSGYEMEKGRGIVRSEVENLNHVAVIGQDIAKKLFPKKTDATGEIINTVGGKYRVVGVLKSKGGMMGGGTDRMVIIPVTIGKTLRAREQSSFSILVMPRNPMHFKEAPKQAEGLFRSIRKLRATDPSDFNIIKSDAIAKVLIENLKYVTYAATLIGFITLLGAAVGLMNIMLVAVAEKTQEIGVRKAIGAKSKNIKQQFLFESIMICQMGGMLGIILGVLIGNVISSLIGSPFIVPWGWIAIGILLSFGVGLASGYLPAVKAARLDPIEALRYE, from the coding sequence ATGCGAGCAGGAGCATTTGTACACGAAAACCTCCGAATATCATGGCTTTCCATAAGGTCGAACCCGCTAAGAACAATCCTTACCATTGTTATTATTGCAATCGGACTTATGGCCTTGGTTGGTATCACAACAGCTATAGATTCTATAAAAAGTTCCATCACCAGCACCTTTTCTATGATGGGGGCCAATTCCTTTACCATAACAAGCCGCGACTTTAACATACGCGTAGGTGGTGATTCTCGAGGACGCGTAAGGAACAATCCCAATGTCTCGTACAATGAAGCAATCCAATTCAAGGAAAGATACGAGATGCCTTCGAACATCAGCATCTACATGCGAATAGGTGGAGCCAGAATTATTCGAGGAAATGGTAACGAAACGAATCCCAACAACACCATTGTTTCCGCAGATGAAAACTTTATAACCAACTCTGGATATGAGATGGAGAAAGGGCGAGGAATAGTTCGATCGGAGGTAGAGAACCTAAACCACGTGGCGGTGATTGGTCAAGATATTGCAAAAAAGCTATTCCCGAAAAAAACCGATGCCACAGGGGAAATTATCAATACTGTAGGCGGGAAATATAGGGTAGTAGGAGTCCTTAAAAGCAAAGGAGGAATGATGGGCGGAGGTACAGACCGAATGGTTATTATACCTGTCACCATAGGCAAAACGCTGCGCGCTCGCGAGCAATCCTCCTTCTCCATATTGGTCATGCCAAGAAACCCAATGCACTTTAAGGAAGCTCCAAAGCAAGCCGAAGGGCTATTCCGATCCATTCGAAAGCTCAGAGCTACAGATCCATCGGATTTCAACATCATAAAAAGCGATGCAATAGCAAAAGTTCTTATCGAAAATCTAAAGTACGTTACCTATGCGGCTACCCTCATCGGCTTTATAACCCTGCTTGGTGCTGCCGTTGGCCTAATGAACATTATGCTTGTTGCAGTTGCAGAAAAAACGCAGGAGATAGGGGTTCGAAAAGCCATAGGAGCAAAATCTAAAAACATCAAGCAGCAGTTCCTTTTCGAATCGATTATGATATGCCAAATGGGGGGGATGCTGGGTATTATACTAGGTGTTTTAATTGGCAACGTAATATCATCATTAATAGGGAGTCCTTTTATTGTTCCCTGGGGATGGATTGCCATTGGGATTCTGCTAAGTTTTGGGGTAGGTTTAGCCTCTGGATACCTTCCCGCCGTAAAGGCAGCACGACTTGATCCAATTGAAGCCCTGAGGTACGAATAG
- a CDS encoding IS1096 element passenger TnpR family protein — protein sequence MVFKFRALSGDVDSFARDYEISEENTLFDLHQLIQSDLNFDSSQMASFFSVDHEWNKLREYTLFEIGEEADDMEDAPVPMDVVTLKEVVKEKNQRLLYTFDIYNDRSLFLEVLEHKKLDPSVKYPIITYSVGEPPFQIENASEEDSIYDDVMEDFNDFESYEDYNEHSDDDF from the coding sequence ATGGTTTTTAAATTCAGAGCATTGTCAGGCGATGTGGATAGCTTTGCTCGTGATTACGAAATATCTGAAGAGAATACCCTTTTTGATCTTCACCAGCTTATACAGTCCGACCTGAACTTCGATTCTTCGCAAATGGCCTCATTCTTTTCGGTAGATCATGAGTGGAATAAGCTTCGTGAGTACACCCTTTTTGAGATAGGAGAAGAGGCTGATGACATGGAAGATGCTCCTGTTCCTATGGATGTAGTAACATTAAAGGAGGTTGTAAAGGAAAAAAATCAGCGTTTGCTCTATACGTTTGATATTTACAACGACAGAAGCCTCTTTCTTGAAGTACTTGAGCATAAAAAGCTAGACCCAAGCGTGAAGTACCCAATTATTACCTATTCTGTGGGTGAGCCTCCTTTCCAAATTGAGAACGCAAGCGAAGAAGACTCTATCTACGATGATGTGATGGAGGACTTCAACGATTTCGAATCGTATGAGGATTACAACGAGCATTCGGACGATGATTTTTAG
- the miaA gene encoding tRNA (adenosine(37)-N6)-dimethylallyltransferase MiaA, producing the protein MGKKTLVVLIGPTAVGKTDLSISIAKALNAPIVSSDSRQIYKEMRIGTAVPEPEQLAAVPHYFIGSRSIQESYTAGRYEFDAVEVIENLFKEVDYVILSGGSGLYIDAVCLGIDAIPATNSETREMLIQRLKNEGLDVLTDWLKRLDIDSYSTIDLNNHQRVIRALEVCIISGVPYSTLRKNFEKTRSFNIVKIGLQRDREELYQRINRRVDVMMEDGLLEEARSLYQFRDLNALNTVGYRELFDYFDGKTSLQEAVDLIKRNSRRYAKRQITWFNRYNDITWFSPNDFDAIMEYIAATSKI; encoded by the coding sequence ATGGGTAAAAAAACTCTGGTTGTGCTGATAGGTCCAACGGCTGTCGGCAAAACCGATTTGAGCATTAGCATTGCCAAGGCGTTAAATGCCCCTATCGTTTCGTCGGATTCGCGGCAGATATATAAGGAGATGAGAATTGGAACTGCGGTTCCTGAACCGGAGCAGCTGGCTGCCGTTCCTCATTACTTTATAGGTTCTCGTTCCATTCAAGAATCCTATACGGCCGGCCGTTACGAGTTTGATGCGGTAGAGGTCATCGAGAACCTTTTTAAGGAGGTAGACTACGTTATTTTGTCGGGAGGATCGGGCTTATACATTGATGCGGTTTGCTTGGGGATTGACGCCATTCCTGCAACAAATAGTGAAACTCGCGAAATGTTGATACAACGCTTAAAGAACGAAGGATTGGACGTTTTGACAGATTGGCTTAAGCGTTTGGATATCGACTCATATAGCACAATTGATTTGAACAACCATCAGCGCGTAATTAGGGCGCTCGAGGTGTGCATTATTTCAGGGGTGCCTTATTCTACTCTCCGAAAGAATTTTGAGAAGACGCGCAGCTTTAATATTGTAAAGATAGGCTTGCAGCGCGACCGCGAGGAACTCTACCAACGTATAAATCGGCGAGTGGATGTGATGATGGAGGATGGGCTGCTCGAAGAAGCGCGTTCTCTTTACCAATTTCGAGATTTAAATGCGCTCAATACCGTTGGTTATCGCGAACTATTCGACTATTTCGATGGAAAGACATCGCTACAGGAGGCTGTTGATCTCATCAAAAGAAACTCGCGGAGGTATGCAAAGCGGCAGATTACCTGGTTTAATCGTTATAACGACATTACGTGGTTCTCGCCAAACGATTTTGACGCTATAATGGAGTACATTGCTGCGACGAGCAAGATCTGA
- a CDS encoding glycosyltransferase, with amino-acid sequence MDIVIVGPAHPFRGGIAANNDRLALELMRMGHSVKIYTFSLQYPSFLFPGKTQYTAEPKPAELDIDIAVNSINPLTWINVGLKIRKRRPDILLIRYWLPFMAPCFGSIARIAKSNGHTKVVSVADNIIPHEKRIGDRLLSKFWLGSTHGFVVMSHSVGKDLGTLGYKRPVGFCHHPLFDNFGRIIPKDEAKKLLNLDPSFDYMLFFGLVRDYKGLDWLLEAFADARLQSKKLKLLVAGEFYADPKPYYDQVERLGLKDKVIFYPIFIPDPEVGRYFCAADIVVQPYKHATQSGVTQIGYHFNKPMLVTKVGGLSEIIPDGKVGYVVEPNTPSIADALVDFYERARETEMSDNAQKEKAKYSWSSMANEILRIFDETKKA; translated from the coding sequence TTGGATATAGTAATAGTAGGTCCTGCTCATCCATTTCGAGGAGGTATTGCTGCCAATAACGACAGGTTGGCTTTAGAGCTTATGCGAATGGGGCATAGCGTGAAAATCTATACCTTTAGCTTACAGTATCCTTCGTTCCTTTTTCCTGGAAAAACACAGTATACAGCAGAACCCAAACCAGCCGAGCTGGACATCGATATTGCGGTTAACTCCATTAATCCGCTTACATGGATAAATGTAGGGTTGAAAATACGTAAAAGAAGGCCGGATATTCTTCTTATTCGCTACTGGTTACCCTTTATGGCCCCCTGCTTTGGATCTATTGCACGAATAGCCAAGAGTAACGGTCATACCAAAGTTGTTTCTGTTGCCGATAACATTATCCCGCACGAAAAAAGAATTGGCGACCGCTTGCTTTCTAAGTTCTGGTTAGGCTCTACGCATGGCTTTGTGGTAATGTCGCACAGCGTTGGGAAAGATTTGGGAACGCTTGGCTATAAGCGACCTGTTGGTTTCTGTCATCACCCTCTATTCGATAATTTTGGCCGAATCATTCCTAAGGATGAGGCTAAAAAGCTTTTAAATCTCGACCCTTCGTTCGATTACATGCTGTTTTTCGGGTTGGTTCGCGACTACAAGGGGCTAGACTGGTTGCTTGAAGCCTTCGCAGATGCTCGTTTGCAGAGCAAAAAGCTAAAGCTGCTGGTTGCCGGAGAGTTTTATGCCGATCCCAAGCCTTACTACGATCAGGTGGAGCGTCTTGGTTTGAAGGATAAGGTGATCTTCTACCCGATATTTATTCCAGACCCTGAAGTTGGTCGATACTTTTGCGCTGCCGATATCGTAGTTCAACCCTACAAGCATGCTACTCAAAGTGGGGTAACCCAAATTGGGTACCACTTCAATAAGCCAATGCTGGTAACCAAGGTTGGTGGCCTGTCGGAGATTATTCCTGATGGAAAAGTTGGCTACGTTGTAGAGCCGAACACTCCTAGCATTGCCGATGCGCTTGTTGATTTCTACGAACGCGCTCGCGAAACCGAGATGTCGGATAATGCGCAAAAAGAAAAGGCAAAGTACTCGTGGAGCAGCATGGCCAACGAAATTTTGCGAATATTTGATGAAACCAAAAAAGCTTAA
- a CDS encoding nitroreductase family protein yields MNTIFTHRSIRNFTEQKVEEEKLTRILEAGVRASTTGNMQVYSIVVTTDSECREALNACHFNQPATKAPVMMTFCADFNRFNKWCEQRKAAPGYDNFHAFVVAAIDALLASQNVSLEAENQGLGICYLGTTTYTADRIIDILKLPQGVVPITTVVMGYPSEMPELTDRLPLEAVVHREVYNDYTPADIDRIYAERDTQPLTLKLLKENGKETLAQVFTDNRYTKKDFVAISNLLLDVLKKQGFMNNEM; encoded by the coding sequence ATGAATACCATATTTACTCATCGCTCGATTAGAAACTTCACCGAACAAAAGGTGGAGGAGGAAAAGCTAACCCGTATTCTTGAGGCTGGCGTACGCGCTTCGACCACTGGGAATATGCAGGTGTATAGCATTGTTGTAACTACCGATAGCGAGTGCCGCGAGGCGCTTAATGCCTGTCACTTCAACCAGCCTGCAACCAAGGCTCCGGTTATGATGACCTTCTGTGCCGACTTTAACCGCTTCAATAAGTGGTGCGAGCAGCGTAAGGCAGCTCCCGGATACGATAACTTTCATGCTTTTGTAGTTGCTGCTATTGATGCGCTATTGGCATCGCAGAACGTGAGCCTGGAGGCCGAGAATCAGGGCTTGGGTATTTGCTACCTTGGCACCACAACCTACACCGCCGATAGAATCATCGATATTTTGAAATTACCCCAAGGTGTTGTGCCTATCACTACCGTTGTAATGGGCTATCCTAGCGAAATGCCCGAGCTTACAGATAGGCTTCCTCTAGAGGCGGTTGTTCATCGCGAAGTTTACAACGATTATACTCCTGCGGATATCGATAGGATTTACGCCGAGCGCGACACGCAACCCTTAACCCTTAAGCTGCTCAAGGAAAATGGGAAGGAGACGCTTGCGCAGGTGTTTACCGATAACCGTTACACTAAAAAGGACTTTGTTGCCATCTCTAACCTGCTGCTCGATGTTCTGAAAAAGCAGGGATTTATGAATAATGAGATGTAG
- a CDS encoding YybH family protein, with protein sequence MVRVVIVFGLLLGGVSVAFAQASRDRAKAEILAAEARFQQMAADSGVAVAFEHFAAPDAVINRSDIIMVGIDAIVKHMRSSKVTAVRLQWKPDFVDASDDGTLGYTYGKYTFSAIDPDGKPISSTGIFHTVWRRQPNGEWKYVWD encoded by the coding sequence ATGGTACGAGTTGTTATTGTTTTCGGATTGTTGCTTGGTGGGGTGAGCGTTGCCTTTGCACAAGCATCTAGGGACAGGGCAAAGGCCGAGATTCTTGCAGCAGAGGCTCGCTTTCAGCAAATGGCAGCCGATAGCGGTGTTGCTGTGGCATTCGAGCACTTTGCGGCTCCCGATGCGGTAATCAACCGAAGCGATATAATTATGGTTGGCATCGATGCCATTGTAAAGCATATGCGCAGCAGCAAGGTTACTGCTGTAAGGCTGCAGTGGAAGCCCGATTTTGTTGATGCCTCGGATGATGGTACGCTTGGCTACACCTATGGCAAGTATACCTTTTCGGCAATCGACCCTGATGGAAAACCGATTTCATCTACAGGAATATTCCATACCGTTTGGCGGCGGCAGCCCAATGGCGAATGGAAGTATGTTTGGGATTAG